The following coding sequences are from one Sesamum indicum cultivar Zhongzhi No. 13 linkage group LG11, S_indicum_v1.0, whole genome shotgun sequence window:
- the LOC105173204 gene encoding gibberellin 20 oxidase 1-D produces the protein MSYVPLLISHYFTINKPPHHHPVFNLNRMPSEQRSFSFLQHQSHIPPQFIWPDHEKPCPHPPPRLDVPPIDLGGVLSGDPEAVSNAARLVDQACRKHGFFLVVNHDIDMKLVDEVHRGTDFFFGMPLEKKERALRKIGDHCGYASSFTNRFSSKLPWKETLSFRYSADRHLSNIVECYFLDVMGEDYAAFGKVCQRYCEAMNSLCLNLMELLGISLGVGGGYFRDFFEGNDSIMRLNYYPTCQKPDLALGTGPHCDPTTLTILHQDDVGGLQVYVDEKWHSITPNPQAFVVNIGDTFMALSNGIYKGCLHRAVVNSTTPRKSLAFFLCPRMDKIVSPPKELVSEGNPRIYPDFTWPVLLEFTQKHYRSDMKTLEAFVNWLRQKRIHSS, from the exons ATGTCCTATGTTCCTCTCCTCATCTCTCACTACTTCACTATAAACAAACCTCCCCATCACCATCCTGTCTTTAATCTCAACAGAATGCCATCTGAACAGCgatccttttctttcttacaGCACCAATCCCACATTCCACCTCAGTTCATATGGCCCGACCACGAAAAACCCTGCCCCCATCCTCCCCCGAGGCTTGACGTCCCCCCCATAGACTTGGGAGGCGTTCTTTCGGGAGACCCTGAAGCTGTGTCTAATGCCGCTCGGCTTGTGGATCAAGCGTGCCGCAAGCATGGCTTCTTTCTTGTGGTGAACCATGACATTGATATGAAGCTTGTAGATGAAGTTCACAGGGGGACAGATTTCTTCTTCGGAATGCCACTTGAGAAGAAGGAAAGAGCTCTGAGAAAAATCGGTGACCATTGTGGCTATGCCAGTAGCTTCACCAATAGATTCTCCTCCAAACTTCCCTGGAAAGAGACGCTGTCCTTCCGATACAGCGCTGACCGCCACCTCTCCAACATTGTCGAGTGCTACTTCTTGGATGTAATGGGGGAAGATTATGCTGCATTCGG gaaGGTGTGCCAGAGGTATTGTGAAGCGATGAACAGTCTGTGTCTGAATCTGATGGAGCTCCTAGGCATAAGCCTTGGAGTTGGAGGAGGTTATTTCAGAGACTTTTTTGAAGGGAATGACtctataatgagattaaactACTACCCTACTTGTCAGAAACCTGATCTAGCTCTCGGGACAGGCCCTCATTGTGACCCTACAACCTTAACTATCCTTCATCAGGATGATGTTGGTGGGCTTCAAGTCTATGTTGATGAAAAATGGCATTCCATCACTCCCAACCCACAAGCTTTTGTCGTCAACATTGGGGACACTTTCATG GCTCTGTCAAATGGGATTTACAAGGGTTGCCTACACAGGGCTGTGGTAAACAGTACAACTCCAAGGAAATCTCTTGCATTCTTTCTTTGTCCAAGAATGGACAAAATTGTAAGCCCACCTAAAGAACTGGTGTCTGAAGGAAATCCAAGAATATATCCGGACTTCACATGGCCAGTTCTGCTCGAATTCACACAGAAACACTACCGATCCGACATGAAAACACTTGAAGCATTCGTCAACTGGCTTCGACAGAAACGTATCCATTCGAGCTGA